One Kitasatospora sp. NBC_01287 DNA window includes the following coding sequences:
- a CDS encoding SDR family NAD(P)-dependent oxidoreductase, producing MSEETIALVTGANKGIGYEIAAGLGALGWSVGVGARDEQRRNAAVDRLRAAGVDAFGVPLDVTDDASATAAARLIEERAGRLDVLVNNAAITGGMPQEPTRVDPATIRAVVETNVIGVIRVTNAMLPLLRRSASPRIVNMSSSVGSLARQSGAAAEQTAGPVAAAYAPSKTFLNAVTLQYARELSGSNILINVGCPGYVATDLNGFRGVRTPEQGAAIAIKLATLPDDGPTGQFFDDAGVVPW from the coding sequence ATGAGCGAAGAGACGATTGCGCTGGTCACCGGCGCGAACAAGGGAATCGGCTACGAGATCGCCGCGGGCCTGGGCGCCCTCGGCTGGAGCGTCGGCGTCGGCGCCCGCGACGAACAGCGCCGCAACGCCGCGGTGGACAGACTGCGCGCGGCCGGCGTCGACGCGTTCGGCGTACCCCTGGACGTGACCGACGACGCGAGCGCGACCGCCGCCGCGCGGCTGATCGAGGAACGGGCCGGGCGCCTCGACGTGCTCGTCAACAACGCCGCCATCACCGGCGGCATGCCGCAGGAGCCCACCCGGGTCGATCCCGCCACCATCCGCGCGGTCGTGGAGACCAACGTGATCGGCGTCATCCGCGTCACCAACGCGATGCTGCCTCTGCTGCGCCGCTCCGCCTCGCCGCGGATCGTGAACATGTCCAGCAGCGTCGGCTCCCTCGCCCGGCAGTCGGGAGCCGCCGCTGAGCAGACGGCAGGTCCGGTGGCTGCGGCGTACGCGCCGTCGAAGACCTTCCTGAACGCCGTCACCCTCCAGTACGCCCGGGAGTTGAGCGGCTCGAACATCCTGATCAACGTCGGCTGCCCCGGCTACGTCGCGACCGACCTCAACGGCTTCCGTGGCGTGCGCACCCCCGAACAGGGCGCGGCGATCGCCATCAAACTCGCCACCCTGCCCGACGACGGCCCGACCGGTCAGTTCTTCGACGACGCCGGCGTAGTTCCCTGGTGA
- a CDS encoding LysR family transcriptional regulator, with product METRELRYFVAVAEELHFGRAAQRLGIAQPPLSRAIQQLERRLGAALLDRTSRTVTLTEAGSVLLAEGRAALDAVDAAERRTRRAALPATGRPGLVLVTKASASSELLAKLLDAYAAEPGAVPVEVILCGPAEQARLLREGRADVALLHRPFDSTAGFHTEELGTESQVVVLPAGHPLTDRAHVRMADITGLPGLPLPRWPDPDGTYPPGPGPQVRDHAQLLQLVALGRACAVSPESCRAQLHGDLAAVPVLDAPAVTTVIAWPPHSRSRAVADFVRTATRLQ from the coding sequence GTGGAGACCCGGGAACTGCGGTATTTCGTCGCCGTCGCTGAAGAGCTGCACTTCGGGCGCGCAGCGCAGCGACTCGGGATCGCGCAGCCGCCCTTGTCACGGGCCATCCAGCAGCTCGAACGCCGACTCGGGGCGGCACTGCTTGATCGGACCAGCCGCACCGTCACGCTGACCGAGGCCGGCTCGGTGCTGTTGGCCGAGGGCCGGGCGGCCCTCGACGCGGTCGACGCCGCCGAGCGGCGGACCCGCCGCGCCGCCCTGCCCGCGACCGGCCGTCCCGGCCTGGTCCTGGTCACCAAAGCCAGCGCGTCCAGCGAGCTGCTGGCGAAACTGCTCGACGCGTACGCCGCCGAACCCGGCGCGGTCCCCGTCGAGGTCATCCTGTGCGGCCCGGCCGAGCAGGCACGACTCCTGCGCGAAGGCCGGGCCGACGTGGCGCTGCTGCACCGGCCGTTCGACTCGACAGCCGGGTTCCACACCGAAGAACTCGGCACGGAGAGCCAGGTGGTGGTCCTGCCGGCCGGGCATCCGCTCACCGACCGCGCCCATGTGCGCATGGCCGACATCACCGGCCTGCCGGGCCTGCCTCTGCCACGCTGGCCCGACCCCGACGGCACCTACCCGCCCGGCCCCGGCCCGCAGGTCCGCGACCACGCGCAGTTGCTGCAGCTCGTCGCGCTCGGGCGGGCCTGCGCGGTCTCACCGGAGTCGTGCCGAGCCCAACTGCACGGTGACCTCGCCGCCGTGCCCGTGCTGGACGCGCCAGCAGTCACCACTGTCATCGCCTGGCCCCCGCACAGCCGGTCCAGAGCCGTCGCCGACTTTGTCCGGACTGCAACACGTCTCCAGTAG
- a CDS encoding helix-turn-helix transcriptional regulator, which translates to MAARRNRLAERRIALGYSQEGLAEAVGVATSTIVRWEAGRATPQPYMRPKIARLLKATPEELDSLLVSSPEPIVQPPVLLADGDPDDMLRRDVLALIAATGALIALPGTAAAAEPVGGARPRSADAATVLWQAYRLADHKRDVEPLVRQQIARLAESLARPLSGSERLRLCSQGADLYQLAGEIAFDANRYEVAAQCYTLAASAAKEAGAMDMWACALTRHAFTYLYDRRPAGAVPLLEAALRIAEQGDPQLSTRYWVASVQAEAYAGVGDADECLRALDQADQVGNLSGEFQNGGWLRFDGSRLYEQRGVCHLALGHADAAERYLSVAVHQGLSARRQGAVLAGLAELGARHRDVDRVVHYSGAALDLADRTGSGYIVRKLDSLRGPLAPLMADPRVSNLTDQITYRGAAS; encoded by the coding sequence ATGGCTGCCAGACGTAATCGGCTGGCCGAGCGGCGCATCGCGCTTGGTTACAGTCAGGAAGGACTCGCCGAAGCAGTCGGCGTGGCCACATCCACGATCGTGCGCTGGGAGGCCGGCAGGGCGACTCCGCAGCCGTACATGCGTCCCAAGATCGCGCGACTTCTCAAGGCGACCCCGGAGGAGCTCGATTCGCTCCTTGTATCCTCGCCGGAGCCCATCGTCCAGCCCCCTGTCCTTCTCGCAGATGGTGACCCTGACGACATGCTCCGACGCGATGTCCTGGCCCTGATCGCCGCCACCGGCGCATTGATCGCCCTGCCGGGTACGGCGGCGGCCGCCGAGCCGGTGGGCGGGGCGCGTCCACGGTCGGCTGACGCGGCAACAGTTCTGTGGCAGGCATATCGACTGGCGGACCACAAGCGTGACGTGGAGCCGCTGGTGCGTCAGCAGATCGCCCGGCTGGCTGAGTCCCTTGCCCGCCCGCTCAGCGGCAGTGAGCGCCTCCGCCTGTGCTCCCAGGGCGCAGACCTGTACCAACTGGCCGGAGAGATCGCCTTCGACGCGAACAGGTATGAGGTTGCCGCGCAGTGCTACACGCTGGCAGCGTCGGCCGCAAAGGAAGCCGGCGCCATGGACATGTGGGCGTGCGCACTCACCCGGCACGCGTTCACCTACCTGTACGACCGGCGGCCGGCCGGAGCAGTGCCCCTGCTGGAGGCCGCTCTCCGTATCGCTGAGCAGGGGGACCCGCAGCTGTCCACCCGGTACTGGGTGGCCTCGGTGCAGGCCGAGGCGTACGCAGGAGTCGGAGACGCGGACGAATGCTTGCGGGCGCTCGACCAGGCGGACCAGGTCGGCAATCTCTCCGGTGAGTTCCAGAACGGCGGCTGGTTGCGTTTCGACGGCTCACGGCTGTACGAGCAGCGCGGCGTCTGCCACCTCGCGCTCGGCCACGCGGATGCCGCCGAGCGGTATCTGTCGGTGGCCGTCCATCAAGGGCTGTCCGCCAGGCGCCAGGGAGCAGTACTCGCGGGCCTCGCCGAACTCGGGGCCCGGCATCGCGATGTTGACCGGGTGGTGCACTACAGCGGGGCCGCGCTCGATCTCGCCGACCGTACCGGCTCGGGTTACATCGTCCGCAAGCTGGACAGCCTCCGCGGCCCCCTTGCGCCGCTCATGGCCGACCCGCGAGTCTCGAACCTGACGGACCAGATCACCTACCGAGGAGCGGCATCGTGA